The window AGCTAGTACATTGAAGAGTGCAATCTACAGTAAAAGAGAGAACTTTGCCCTCATAAGTTACAACAAGAGAATTAATAGCCATCTGGAAGCCTGAGTATgaagttttttgaaaaaataccaTTTCAATGACTTTCTTCAGCATGAGGCCACCGAAAGAGTGTCCACATAACAGAACCATAGCATCCTCAAGAAAAGCCCCACTGCAACAGACCAAATACCATTTCATCACCCGTGCTTGTTGTCTGACTGCGATGCGTAGTTAACTAAATAATATGGTGATGACATCCACactagtttggaaaaaaaaggaacaaaactTTATGTAGGTTTATATCAGTTATTCAATTTTGATTAAGCTAAGTAAAAATGTGCTCCTTCTCCCCTTCATTTTTGTATGTGTGCCTGATTGTCTATCACTCTGTCTCCCAGTCTCTCTCTCAAAGAAAATGGGGGCTAGCATATAACTTATAGGTAAATACATATGAAGAATGATCCATGCAGAATAAGACAATCTATACATATGACGTGGGCTTCTTTGATGAAGTGGTACATTCCGCAAGGAAAAACTTACGACAATGGATCTGATAGGACACTTCTGAGAGATGGTTCACTAATGAAGCTGCCCTGAGATTCCTGCAATCCAAATTTGGCAAGATATGAGCAATCCGGTAGTTTTGCGCACATGAGAAAGACACAATTACATGTACAGAAATCCTCTTGCTTTTTCAACATGTCACTTTCCCACTCTTAGAGAGTTGAGGTGTGCTTCTCTCATGCATCACTATAGCTGAATATGGATGTATGCCATGCATGCTATTGAATTGATGCGGTACTGGATTTATACTCACAGAAGGTGCTTCCGAATGATTCGAAACAGCACGTTCTTCAGCACACAAGTCATCCATAAATTGGCTTGCAGATATGGGTTGGTACATCTGGGGTACGCAGTGCCCAGCTGCTGCAATAGGAGAGCAATCCAGTATAGCATTGGCATGTGGCATTAGCCTAAAGGTGAGTGATGCTCTACAACAGCAAAGGAAATTGCAATAAGAAGTTTATCATATCAAATCATTCAGTAGCATCCATGTAGGGAAGTATACAAATATAACCACGAAAAAATGGAGGCGAAATGAGATGATGAAACCATCAGTTGTTACCATAGTACTGACCTAGTCTCATTTGTGATCCTGTAGCGAGAAGTTGGGCGCAAACCAGCAGTAACATGGCTAAGTGCCCTTCCAGTCAGAAGCAACAGGTCACCAGGCCCTGAAATGCCATCTGCTAGGTACCATTGGCCATTTGGGTCACAAACCTACCAGAGAAGTAGCTAAACAATGTGAACTAGAGGCCAGGCAGCACTTATAGGCTAATTCACTGAATAAAACTGAAATGTGTCGACCAGAATAGCAGGGAGAAAAGATGAGCTAAAAAGCATAAATAAACTAAGAAAACAGTAATGTATTTCAAGGAAAACTAAAACCAataaaggttaaaaaaaattgaactttGCACAGTTGTTACATGGATACCTCAATTCCTGGATGATCAGAAGCAATGAGCACAAGGAAGCCCCTGTCAACTTGAGGCACTGAAGAGCCGAGACAGGCAGTAGAAGAAGCATGATCGGTGTGGAGGTGTTGGTTGGAATAAGCCACCAGCAACTCCGAGGATGAGACCTCATTAACAGGCAATGGAGTATCATCGAGCAAGTGGTCGAATACACTGGAAAATGTATAGAGACCAACTCAATTGTGAGTAAGTGTGAAGAGCAAGATGTTACTAGTCATAGATGAAGGGATTAAAAAAACAGGCATTGCATTGTATTTGTACTTACTTGGTACGAAGTCGGAGATGGCGAGCAATCGCAGAGAgagcagcgcgggcagcctcACCGAAACACCTGAAGGCGTCGTCCATGCAAGCAGGgaccaggtcgccgccgccgtcatcggaTGTCCTACTGCGATTCAGAGGAGAGCGATTGAGATTGAGAAATTCAGAATGGAAGGCAGAAGAGAGAATTCCTAAACCTTGCGCTGCCCCCTGCGCGGTAGAGGTAGAAGGCGGGTTGGTCGTTGGCGCGGAAGAAGGCGCGAGCGGATTGGAGGGCGCAGCGGAGGATGGCGGCGTGGGCGTCGGGGAggtcgaggagggcggcgccgtggCGGGTGAGGGAGGCGGAGAGGGCATGGACGGCGCGGCCGTAGGCGGGGGTCGCGGCGCCATCGTAGGGCGCCAGGTCGTGGAGGCGCACCCTGgcgagtcgcccgctgctgctagcggcggcgggaggtggggaggaggccgccatGAGCATGGGAGTGGGAGGAGCTCATGGTGGCTACTGTTCCGCCATCTCCGCCTCCCTCCACTCCACAGCGTCTAGTGCTCCTCAACCTGCAAGCCTGCAAAAGACCCCGACCCCCAATGCTACGACTGTTTTACTGATTTCTTTGTGAACAACAgaaagatttttctttttctcttttcagaAACAAAAATGAATTTGAGTCTCAATGAAGTTCATCAATCACGAAAACatattactacctccattctaaaataatttttttgtttgtaacatttgaccattcatcttattcaaaagatcatgaaattattatttattttatttgtgacttgctttattattataaaaaaaactttaagtatgacttattatttttatatttgcactaatttttaaataagatgaatgatcaaacattataaaaaaaaatcaaaacgacatCTAATTTAGAACGGAGGAGtactataatatatttttattaaggCATATATACAGTCTTTAAATAAGGTAAATTGCTTTTTTTGCTATACATATATTTCGAAGTGTTGATAAGATTAAAATACTATGTAAATATTTGTCAAGACACTGTATATGTACTACATGATTTTGTATATGCAATTGAAATATAtgtattttcataataaaatgTTGATGACCAAAGTTAATTATATAGGAGGAGTATATGGTTATATTGTACTCCTCTGTCATAAAgataagttcatttttcacaCATCCCACACATATACTAACATAAGAAAAACCCCAGAAAATTCATACTTTATCCCATCCCAATATAATTATTCTTCGTTTTATGTACttctaatataattatttcttaTATTACTTTCACAAATTTTGATACAATGATGATTacttaaaataaacttattttaggataaatggaaggagtcaaaaaaataaatttattatgaaacgAAAGAGTATGTGACAGTTTGTTAAGGTTTTTTgacatgtatgtatgtgtggTACCTGCATATTACTCCTACGTATGTATGTTGATCGATCTCTTCCCATCCTACTAGAAAAGGGTAAGGGAGACCGAATCGACGGAGTCGGGGTGGGTGGAGATGCAGAGAGAGAGGCGGTTTGTTACTACGTAATACGTGTATATATCTATAAAACCAACGTAGTAATAATAGAAGTAATAACAGATTAAAGAGAAGATCGAACACGAAGAGGAAGGAGCCCTCTGCTTCTTCCTTCAATTCCTTGGTGCATTGTGATTGTGTTGTGCACGCGAGCGAGagatcgaggccgccgccacgccatggACAGCGCGGTGGACTCGATGGAAGCGGAGTACGACGCCCTCCTGGACGCCGTGGCCGCCTTCATCGCCGAGCCCGTCCGCACCACGGGGGCCATCCAGGACCTCAAGAACCGCATCGACGCCTTCTATGCCTCCTGCGATCgtgccgacgacctcgtccgcgccgccgccgatcgggTCGCCTTCAACGCCACCGGCAACGCCcacgttcctcctcctcctgccgctgCTCCTCCTTCGCCTGGGACAGGCACCACCAGGATCGACGCGCTGCTGCGCGCCGTGGAGGGCATTGCCCACCACGATCATCCTCCTCTCCAGGCCAAGGCCAAGGCCGCAGCCGGTGACCAACACCACAACTTATCTTAGTttccttccctttctttttAGCGCTGGATATACTTAGATTGATTCTGCTTAATTGTCTTTACTTTGCAATGTAATAATGCCAATACGTTCCTTCAATTAAGAgcatttgaatttgaatcgaaAACTCACTGCAtctattatatttatttatttatgcgtATTGAAGACAATAAGGTTGGATGGTGTGCTTTTATCAAAGTCTGTTTCTTAGTAAACCCTTATAGTATACTGTAATTAAAAGCCTCTTTCTGGCTTGATACGACACAAGTCTAATTAAGATTTTGACTACCTTTTGAGACAGCAGTGACATCACTCTAAAACAGTTGTATGTATATAGTATGGCAGGTTCAAAGGTGGTTAGGTCAATAAATGATTTTATTATTAGGGGTAAAATAACTTACTCTACAATAGGTATTTGTCTGAGAGAATAGTGGAGAAATTGAACCACAGCCACACAAAAGACGGCTCAAAAGAAGACAAAAACAAGATAATAATGTGACGTGCAGGTTATTGTCAAAGCCATATAAATACTTGCTCCTAATACTCCATATCCATTATTGGAGGAAACTAAGAAAGCAGGCAAAGGAAAGATGCagagaaatgaaagaaaagCAACAGCAAGATTTGACACCCAGTGGTCATATAGGCAGCACACAGGGAATGCAGAGTACCTGCTGCGACGAGCCACTGTCACGCTGTCTCTCTGTATTTTGTAGCACGAGCAAGTGAGAGCTTGCCGACGATGCCCGACACAACAACTTAATATGGAACATGATGGTCAGCACGAGCAATTTAGCATTGGCAAGAAGCGACTTGCAAACATAACATGAAATTATATGATAACAACCTACaaccagccaaaaaaaaaaagtatatgcaTACAAGATATTCTATCCCATATGAACAATGAGCATGCCAATAGTGAAGACAcatgaaaagggaaaaaaaggagacaCTTACCAGTGGCTCGATGTTATCCACTTCAAACGTAGACTCCCACCAACATCAGCAGTAGCAGGCACCTCTGCAATCCAATCAGCACAGTTGGACGCACCCGACCGGCTGCAAGATGCAACTTCAGTATCACTCATTCATGTCAGTTCTCAACTTGAGGgactataactggtaataagtCGGTAAAGGGTGCCTGCCAACCAATGCAATAACCTGAAGAACCTCAGCACTCCATACAGATACAGCCAAAGTCATGTCACACGATCGTCAAGCTGAACTTGTCCCTTATGTTCACAATTATGCTCGACTCTTCTCAGAATAGCATCTTGTAATTCAGCTGGTGAAAACAATTCGTACAACATAACAAACTTGCACATCCAGACGGCAGATTAATACAACACCACATTCTGTAACATCATTGTTCAGGCAAGCAGATGGAGTAACCAAACagaaaacagtacatagagCATCTTCATCCAACAATTATAACAGTGATGATGATGACTAATCTGTATTATTTTTTGGGTTATTCACATAAAGATATAGAGGATTGAAATGTACCAAGTTTGAGATAAATTAAGATAAGGAACTGGAAAGAGTTGCATCATATGTGATCATTCAAGTTACATGGTCTACACGGTAAACCACCAAAGAGTAGTACCTGTATTTGTTCGAAATGCAAATACCTCATATGGAAAATAATCTTATGCGCTAAACGGAACGAAAGGCTAGATAGAGTTGGCCACAAGCGCACAAAAGACATGCAATCAGACAATGGATTTGAAGTGTAAAATAATCGTCTAACTGACATTCTGATTGTGCCATCCATCATTCCTAGCAGTTAGGCTTTCTTATCAGTAGGCTCGAACGAAAATTCAGCCTCAACCTTCTTCCACTCCTCCTTGGCGTCACCCTTGACAACTTTCCTCATCGCCATGGCAACCTCCTTGGCATGTTTGGCCTTCCTGCTCTTGAGCAATCCTTTGATCAGTCCTTGTACAGCTTGGAACGGCGGCGCCCACTTGTTCTGCAGGCATTCCTTGAACACCTCCAATGCAGGAGCAAACACACCCTTGTTGACTAGCCCCTCAAGCAACATAATGTAGGTCTCAGAGTTGGGCAGCACCCCCTTTCCGTTCGGCCTCGGCACCTCTGGCATCCTCTTGAATATCGCGACGGCAGcacccacctccccctccttGCAGAGCCCCTGGATGACGGTGTTGAAGCTCCCACGGTTGGGTGGGACGCCCTTTGCCTCCATAGCATCCAGCAGCTCGGCAGCCTCAAAGCTCCTCCCTTTGGAGCACAGCGAAGCCATGCGGAGGTTGTAGGTGCTCACGTTGGGCTTGAGTCGCCTCTTGCCACCCGCGGCAGTGGTGTTATCCTTGAGGAATTGATCAAAGGCGGCGTAATCGGCCGCGTTGAGGTAGCCCTTGAGGATCTCGTTGCAGGAGACAATGTCTGGCTCGACGTCAGCCTTGGaaggcatttcatcgaacagggcgcgggcggaggcgaggtcgccACTGGCAACAAAGGACTTGAGAAGGACGTTGTGAGAGACGACGCTGGGCTTGATGCCGAGCTCGGCGGGGAGAGTGCGGAAGGCTTGGATGGCGCGGTCGTAGAGGCGGTTGTCGTGGTAGGCGGAGAGGAGAGCGGAGAGGGCGCGGTCGGAGGGCGGGGTGACGATGCGGAAGGTGGAGAGGGAGTGGTCGGGCATGCCGGCGGCGGAGTAGAGGGAGATGAGGCGGATGAGGAAGCCCTCGGAGGGGTGGGGCGCGGGGAGGGaggtgagggaggaggagaggatggagGCGACGAGGTCGCGGCGGCCGGCAGAGGCGAGGCGGTGGACGGAGAGGGTAAAGATGGGGCGGTCGGCGAGGAAGGCCGGGTGGGAGAGGCCGGAGATGAAGAGGTCGGCGAGGGCTTCCGGGGTGTGGGCGGCGCTGCGAATGGAGTTCTTGAGGGTGGCGAGGTCGGCGGGGGTTTGCGTCTGTGACTGTGTCTGGGTGGAGAGGAAGCGCAtgaggagttggcggcggaggaggagggccggGGCGGGGCCAGCAGCGAGGCTCCggcgaagggcggcggcggcggccattggCGGAAGGAAGGGGTTTGTCTCTCTTGTTCGATGGTGCAGGGGAGAGACGAGAGAGTTGGAGGGTTTAGACTAGCTAGTTGGGCCTCAAATGGACCTGCAGTTTAGTCCACAAACACAAGTAACTCACTGGGCCGAAACTGGGCCTTCCCGTGATAGATAGTCAAGTGACAGATCGAACGGCGCATATTTGCTGTGAACAATCCAGCGGCGCATCTACGTCCTACTCTACCTGAGCACTGGAGGAAGAGCCGAGGATGAAGAAGATAACACGAGGCATCATCAGTGATCAAGTTGAAGTACATACTAATGTATTGAGGAGCGAGAGAGTGATGGTACGTCGAGCCGAAGCAAATAAGTAGAGGATCGAGCATAATTAACGATCGGTGTCGGTGGAGCTGAAGCTAGCAAGAAGCAGCACAAGACAATGCAGAGAGGATGAATCTTGAGGTAATTAATAAGTGGCCGTACATACAATTCCAAGAGTGTGAATGTGTGATCGATCGTTGAGCTGAAGCTGAAGCAAATACATGAAGGAATTAAGGAGCAAGGTAGCTAATTAACGATCGATCCATCGAGAATTCGAGATGGCGATGaagtataaataaataaatagaaggGATTATATTATTTGTAGATCCACTCGTTGGAGCGGGCGCCGGAGTCGTCGGTGGGCATGTCGATGAAGATGCTGACGGCCTTGCCGATGCGGGGGCGGTCCTTGAGCTTGGCGAGGGAGGAGCGGACGTGGGCGACGGCGCCCCagcagcggagggaggcggcgacgtcgtcgaggcggagcaGGTACTCCTCCTCCGTCAGCGGGAAGGACCGCTGCTCCCGGTACTTCCACATGACGTTCATGGCCAGCAGGTTCCGCCCCATGAACTCCTTCTTTATCAGCGTCACGTCGTACGACCTCCCGTACTTGCTCCTTATCAGCGCCGCCAGGTCCGCCCCGCTGAACGTCGCGTCCTCCGGTCCACCCACCAACCGCTCCAGCTCCTCCCGacgcctcttctcctcctcctcctcgtccttgcCGCTCGTCGATTCACCTGCGCCGTCGCCCACGGCCCGGATAACCGCCACCaccctcctcctgctgctgctgctcttcctgacgctgccgctgctcaTCACCACATATCTCCCTCTACTCTCACCTCCTTGTCGTCGCTGCCATATGCTATGTATCTGCCCCGGTTGGATGCTGCTGCTCGACACCATATTCATCATCGCCACCCCCGCCCTACCTGCCACTGCGAATAACTCATTCATTTTCCCATTGATTGATTCATTCATTGATGAGCAACtgcatcaacaacaaaattaagCGAGCGAGAGAGAACTCCCTCTTTCAAACATATATAATGGAATATTATATTGATCCCCGAGCAAGCAAGCATGTATATAGTATCTGGAAATTAATGGAGTAATTAAGAAACAATCGCAACGAATTAATTACCTTTGAAACAAGAATATATGTTGCGAGGATCGGAGCAAAATATTGCTGGATCCTACCTTCGGCCTGCAGTCATTTACAGCTTTGAATACGAAAGATGAGAGAAGAAGGAAGATTAAGAAGATCTGAGCAAGAGGAAGGTAAGTTCGAATAGAAGaagcagcagaagcagaagcagaagcaggagaagagaagagaagcggCCTGTGGGCTCCAACTATTCTACCACTCCTCATTTTGTGAGGTCCCTAGCGAGACACAGGGCAGACAGCGAGAGACCGGCTTCTCTTATGTGGTTGTCAAGACGGATGAAACACCAGCAccacattttttttcccaataaatTCCTTCCAGGATTTCtttacccttttttttctcttattttgGTTTTATGGTCCCGATTTTTGCTGTATATATTCAAATGATAATAGCGCCATTCCCCAAATAAGAAATTGCTCTCCTtcaagggaaaagaaaaaaaaagtgtggatTACTTAACAGGCTGATCATACACATTTTAGAGACACCAACCGTTCGGTCAGTGCCGGCGTCCCGATTTGTTTACTATAGTAATTAATAGTCTCAGAATTAAATACTTAGTAAATGGAAACTGATATTTATGAAAATAAGAAGGACGCTGTTTTGTGAAACGTCCATGTATGGACGTTGTTCACAACAACGTCCAGCTGAGGACGCTCTTTGTAACGGCGTCCACGACCTGCATGCTGCTCCATCGCCGACTAGCTAGACTCTCGTATAAGCTTGGGCTTGCTTCGCTGCCTACAGCAGTCCTCGTAATTCCTCTCTCGTTCAAATCGTGACCTTTATAGTCTCAGTACGCCGCTGAGGCTTGCCGCAACTAGCCGCCCTCGTTGTTTTTCGTCACATCCCTTGTGTCTCCGGCGGTGTGGCCTGGCGAGACCAGTCGTGGGCTTTCTCGGTGAGGTCCaagctctcctctccttctatcAATTCATCGCGGCAGCGCTGTCCTCGCTCCATCACTCCAAGCGACTATGCTCATCGATCGGCTTATCATGAACAATGATGATGTGCCATTTGGAGCAGCACGGGTGTCGTAAACCAAATTAAAATACCAAACTAACATGTAGTAAGAAAACCTGACAATAGCATCCATGCGGACATATATAGCTAGGAACACATGTTTCATACAAGTTAATGTTTAGTCATGTAATAGGGGTGCATAATAGACAAATAGTCAGTTGATCTGCTTTAGTTTTGCAGCACATgaacatatacgtatatacgaaTCTTGCTAATGGATTCACTTTGGAATAAGAAAAACGAAAATCTATCGAGGGCGCCTACAAAATGGAGGAGATTGGGGGAAGGGGATGTCATCACCGAGTGTAAGTGTGCCACACATAACGCTGGCTTCTACAAGTAACGTAGCTCTTCTTGAAATCTTGAGGTGGATGGCGATCGATTGTCTTACCCCTGTACATTTGAAAAGGCTGCAGCGCCATTACCTATCCCTGACGCGAGCATATGAGAAGGGCACACGCCACACCCCTGGATGGCTGCCTGCCCAAATCACTAGAGGCAGCGTTAGTGCGGTAAGGAAGCACCGCGGCAGTCAAGACATACAGGAAGAAGCTGCTAGGCTGCACCATGGGAGGACGTGGTTAGGAAGAGCGTCCACACTCGGACGTTGTTCCCAGCAGCGTCCATCACTGGATGTCCTAGTAGATAACGTCCATTCTATTTTCCTAAATCCCCTCCATGATTTACTACTTATTTAATTTCAAGGATAATAATTACCATAAATAAAAAATTCGGGCCGGCGTCTGTCCGACTGCGTGCAAACGTGCAATATTCCCCTAAAAAGTTACAGTTTTACAAGGGAAAAA of the Oryza sativa Japonica Group chromosome 2, ASM3414082v1 genome contains:
- the LOC9267029 gene encoding uncharacterized protein isoform X1, translating into MLMAASSPPPAAASSSGRLARVRLHDLAPYDGAATPAYGRAVHALSASLTRHGAALLDLPDAHAAILRCALQSARAFFRANDQPAFYLYRAGGSASRTSDDGGGDLVPACMDDAFRCFGEAARAALSAIARHLRLRTNVFDHLLDDTPLPVNEVSSSELLVAYSNQHLHTDHASSTACLGSSVPQVDRGFLVLIASDHPGIEVCDPNGQWYLADGISGPGDLLLLTGRALSHVTAGLRPTSRYRITNETRASLTFRLMPHANAILDCSPIAAAGHCVPQMYQPISASQFMDDLCAEERAVSNHSEAPSESQGSFISEPSLRSVLSDPLSGAFLEDAMVLLCGHSFGGLMLKKVIEMARCTICNGEVDPATLFPNLALRAVATVVKMEDDRRLFHNAALRKHRKEVTERMDVLKSTGGSRGNGELVLDAENPTSPRGVQYPFVVGERVLIMGNRRTPDKFVGKEAVITSQCLNGWYLVKAVDSGESIRLQYRSLKKVSELQLQSEMRLQPLTFLHNKYPSSGS
- the LOC9267029 gene encoding uncharacterized protein isoform X2, translating into MLMAASSPPPAAASSSGRLARVRLHDLAPYDGAATPAYGRAVHALSASLTRHGAALLDLPDAHAAILRCALQSARAFFRANDQPAFYLYRAGGSARTSDDGGGDLVPACMDDAFRCFGEAARAALSAIARHLRLRTNVFDHLLDDTPLPVNEVSSSELLVAYSNQHLHTDHASSTACLGSSVPQVDRGFLVLIASDHPGIEVCDPNGQWYLADGISGPGDLLLLTGRALSHVTAGLRPTSRYRITNETRASLTFRLMPHANAILDCSPIAAAGHCVPQMYQPISASQFMDDLCAEERAVSNHSEAPSESQGSFISEPSLRSVLSDPLSGAFLEDAMVLLCGHSFGGLMLKKVIEMARCTICNGEVDPATLFPNLALRAVATVVKMEDDRRLFHNAALRKHRKEVTERMDVLKSTGGSRGNGELVLDAENPTSPRGVQYPFVVGERVLIMGNRRTPDKFVGKEAVITSQCLNGWYLVKAVDSGESIRLQYRSLKKVSELQLQSEMRLQPLTFLHNKYPSSGS
- the LOC4331241 gene encoding small ribosomal subunit protein mS86 (rPPR1) — encoded protein: MAAAAALRRSLAAGPAPALLLRRQLLMRFLSTQTQSQTQTPADLATLKNSIRSAAHTPEALADLFISGLSHPAFLADRPIFTLSVHRLASAGRRDLVASILSSSLTSLPAPHPSEGFLIRLISLYSAAGMPDHSLSTFRIVTPPSDRALSALLSAYHDNRLYDRAIQAFRTLPAELGIKPSVVSHNVLLKSFVASGDLASARALFDEMPSKADVEPDIVSCNEILKGYLNAADYAAFDQFLKDNTTAAGGKRRLKPNVSTYNLRMASLCSKGRSFEAAELLDAMEAKGVPPNRGSFNTVIQGLCKEGEVGAAVAIFKRMPEVPRPNGKGVLPNSETYIMLLEGLVNKGVFAPALEVFKECLQNKWAPPFQAVQGLIKGLLKSRKAKHAKEVAMAMRKVVKGDAKEEWKKVEAEFSFEPTDKKA
- the LOC107280034 gene encoding uncharacterized protein isoform X1; the protein is MRSGRIVGAHRPLLFSSPASASASAASSIRTYLPLAQIFLIFLLLSSFVFKAVNDCRPKVGSSNILLRSSQHIFLFQSCSSMNESINGKMNELFAVAGRAGVAMMNMVSSSSIQPGQIHSIWQRRQGGESRGRYVVMSSGSVRKSSSSRRRVVAVIRAVGDGAGESTSGKDEEEEEKRRREELERLVGGPEDATFSGADLAALIRSKYGRSYDVTLIKKEFMGRNLLAMNVMWKYREQRSFPLTEEEYLLRLDDVAASLRCWGAVAHVRSSLAKLKDRPRIGKAVSIFIDMPTDDSGARSNEWIYK
- the LOC107280034 gene encoding uncharacterized protein isoform X2 — encoded protein: MMNMVSSSSIQPGQIHSIWQRRQGGESRGRYVVMSSGSVRKSSSSRRRVVAVIRAVGDGAGESTSGKDEEEEEKRRREELERLVGGPEDATFSGADLAALIRSKYGRSYDVTLIKKEFMGRNLLAMNVMWKYREQRSFPLTEEEYLLRLDDVAASLRCWGAVAHVRSSLAKLKDRPRIGKAVSIFIDMPTDDSGARSNEWIYK